In Pseudomonas fluorescens, the following are encoded in one genomic region:
- the phnN gene encoding phosphonate metabolism protein/1,5-bisphosphokinase (PRPP-forming) PhnN: MSGRLIYLIGPSGSGKDSLLDAARTRLAERGCRMVRRVITRSAEAVGEAALGVSAQQFADMEAQGAFALSWHANGLSYGIPREIDDWLAAGQDVLVNGSRGHLQNTRLRYPKALVLLLTVDQAVLRQRLLERGRESLVEIDQRLARNARFNERLLAEDPAVHLLDNSGPLESTVERLLACIDEQAPCA; the protein is encoded by the coding sequence ATGTCAGGCAGGTTGATCTATCTCATCGGGCCTTCAGGTTCGGGCAAGGACAGCCTGCTGGATGCCGCGCGAACGCGGCTGGCCGAACGCGGCTGCCGTATGGTACGGCGAGTCATTACCCGCTCGGCAGAAGCCGTGGGCGAGGCGGCGCTGGGCGTCAGCGCGCAGCAGTTTGCCGACATGGAAGCTCAAGGGGCATTTGCCCTGAGCTGGCACGCCAATGGGTTGTCCTATGGCATCCCGCGGGAAATCGACGATTGGCTGGCCGCCGGCCAGGACGTACTGGTCAATGGCTCGCGGGGGCATTTGCAGAACACCCGCCTGCGCTATCCGAAGGCATTGGTGCTGTTGCTGACTGTAGATCAAGCGGTGTTGCGCCAACGACTGCTGGAGCGTGGGCGAGAATCATTGGTCGAGATCGATCAGCGCCTGGCACGCAACGCCCGATTCAACGAGCGGCTGCTGGCTGAAGATCCGGCCGTGCACCTGCTCGACAACTCCGGCCCGCTGGAGTCTACGGTCGAACGCTTGCTGGCCTGCATTGACGAGCAAGCCCCATGCGCCTGA
- the phnD gene encoding phosphonate ABC transporter substrate-binding protein, with protein sequence MLNRIGRVFAGAALLASCVLGNAQAEEKAINFGIMSTESSQNLKSIWQPFLDDMQKQTGLKINATFASDYAGLIQGMRFNKVDVAWLGNKAAIEAVDRSNGEIFAQTAAASGAAGYWSVLIVRKDSPINSVDDMLKNAKSLTFGNGDPNSTSGYLVPGYYVFAKNHVDAATAFKRTLNSSHEVNALSVAKGQVDVATFNTESWDRLEVTQPDKAAQLKVIWKSPLIPADPLVWSKALSDSEKTRIRDFIFSYGDTDEEKAVLKGMQLGKFLKSSDDQLLPIRQLELFKQRTTISADDKLEAADKARKLADIDAELAKLQERLTLLEKTNTEKSAANAG encoded by the coding sequence ATGTTGAACCGTATCGGTCGCGTTTTTGCTGGTGCAGCGCTGCTCGCCAGCTGTGTATTGGGCAACGCCCAGGCGGAAGAAAAAGCCATCAACTTCGGCATCATGTCCACCGAGTCTTCGCAAAACCTCAAGAGCATCTGGCAGCCGTTCCTGGATGACATGCAGAAGCAGACCGGCCTGAAGATCAACGCCACGTTTGCCTCCGACTATGCCGGCCTGATCCAGGGCATGCGCTTCAACAAGGTCGATGTGGCCTGGCTGGGCAACAAGGCCGCGATCGAAGCGGTGGACCGCTCCAACGGCGAGATCTTCGCCCAGACCGCTGCCGCCAGTGGCGCCGCCGGTTACTGGAGTGTGCTGATCGTACGCAAGGACAGCCCGATCAACTCCGTCGATGACATGCTGAAAAATGCCAAGAGCCTGACCTTCGGCAACGGTGATCCGAACTCCACCTCGGGCTACCTGGTGCCGGGCTACTACGTGTTTGCCAAGAACCACGTCGACGCCGCCACCGCGTTCAAGCGCACCCTCAATTCCAGCCATGAAGTCAACGCGCTGAGCGTGGCCAAGGGGCAAGTGGATGTGGCGACCTTCAACACCGAAAGTTGGGATCGCCTGGAAGTCACCCAGCCGGACAAGGCGGCACAGCTCAAGGTGATCTGGAAGTCGCCGCTGATTCCGGCCGACCCGCTGGTGTGGAGCAAAGCGCTGAGTGACAGCGAGAAAACCAGGATCCGCGATTTCATCTTCAGCTACGGCGACACCGACGAAGAGAAGGCCGTGCTCAAGGGCATGCAACTGGGCAAGTTCCTGAAATCCAGCGACGACCAGTTACTGCCGATTCGCCAGCTGGAGCTGTTCAAGCAGCGCACCACGATCAGCGCTGACGACAAGTTGGAAGCGGCCGACAAGGCCAGGAAACTGGCCGACATCGATGCCGAGCTGGCGAAGCTGCAAGAGCGCCTGACCTTGCTGGAAAAGACCAACACCGAGAAGAGCGCGGCCAACGCCGGTTGA
- a CDS encoding alpha-D-ribose 1-methylphosphonate 5-phosphate C-P-lyase PhnJ, giving the protein MNDLTQAPVRDAAYNFAYLDEQTKRMIRRALLKAVAIPGYQVPFGGREMPLPYGWGTGGMQLTAAILGDDDVLKVIDQGADDTTNAVSIRRFFARTAGVATTESTPDATVIQTRHRIPETPLHADQIMVYQVPIPEPLRFIEPSETETRTMHALNDYGVMHVKLYEDIATFGHIATAYAYPVMVDERYVMDPSPIPKFDNPKLDMSPALMLFGAGREKRLYAVPPYTKVTSLDFEDHPFETQKWEECCAICGSRESFLDELILDDAGTQSFVCSDTYYCAQRVSQQEQGQ; this is encoded by the coding sequence ATGAATGACCTGACTCAGGCACCCGTGCGCGATGCGGCGTACAACTTTGCCTACCTCGATGAACAGACCAAACGCATGATCCGCCGCGCCTTGCTCAAGGCCGTGGCGATCCCTGGTTACCAGGTGCCGTTCGGTGGTCGCGAGATGCCGCTGCCTTATGGCTGGGGCACTGGCGGCATGCAGTTGACCGCCGCGATTCTGGGGGACGACGACGTGCTCAAGGTCATCGACCAGGGCGCGGACGACACCACCAACGCCGTGTCGATTCGCCGATTTTTCGCCCGCACCGCTGGCGTCGCAACCACCGAAAGTACGCCGGACGCGACGGTGATCCAGACTCGTCACCGCATCCCGGAAACGCCACTGCATGCCGATCAGATCATGGTCTATCAGGTGCCGATTCCCGAGCCGCTGCGCTTTATCGAGCCGTCGGAAACAGAGACCCGGACCATGCATGCCCTCAACGATTACGGGGTCATGCACGTCAAGCTTTACGAAGACATTGCCACCTTCGGCCACATCGCCACGGCCTACGCCTATCCGGTGATGGTCGACGAGCGCTACGTGATGGACCCGTCGCCGATCCCCAAATTCGACAACCCGAAACTCGACATGAGCCCGGCGCTGATGCTGTTCGGCGCCGGCCGTGAGAAGCGTCTGTACGCGGTGCCGCCGTACACCAAGGTCACCAGCCTCGACTTCGAGGATCACCCCTTCGAAACGCAGAAGTGGGAAGAGTGCTGTGCGATCTGTGGCAGCCGTGAGTCGTTCCTCGACGAGCTGATTCTCGACGATGCCGGCACCCAGAGCTTCGTCTGTTCCGACACCTATTACTGCGCCCAGCGCGTCAGCCAGCAGGAGCAGGGCCAATGA
- the phnP gene encoding phosphonate metabolism protein PhnP, with protein MRLTLLGTGDARQVPVYGCECVACDAARHDERLQRRPCSALIECADQRWLIDSGLPDLCERFPPRSFNGIFQTHYHADHAQGLLHMRWGQGLVIPVHGPVDPEGLADLYKHPGILDFSQPFDSFETRQFAALSVTALPLQHSKPTLGYLLEGEGRRIAYLTDTVGLPPDTLSWLRREPLDVLVLDCSMPPQPQAPRNHNDLNLALQCIDELQPKSAVLTHVGHTLDAWLMEHRGELPANVRVGFDGCVL; from the coding sequence ATGCGCCTGACGTTGCTGGGCACCGGTGATGCCCGGCAAGTGCCGGTCTACGGCTGCGAATGTGTGGCTTGCGATGCGGCTCGCCACGATGAACGCTTGCAGCGTCGACCATGCAGTGCGCTGATCGAGTGCGCAGATCAGCGTTGGTTGATCGACAGCGGTTTGCCTGACCTGTGCGAACGTTTCCCGCCGCGCAGTTTCAATGGCATTTTCCAGACCCACTACCACGCCGATCACGCCCAGGGCCTGTTGCATATGCGCTGGGGCCAGGGCCTGGTAATTCCGGTCCACGGTCCCGTGGACCCGGAAGGCCTGGCCGACCTCTACAAACACCCCGGTATTCTAGATTTCAGCCAGCCATTCGATAGCTTCGAAACCCGGCAGTTCGCTGCGCTCAGCGTCACCGCGCTGCCGCTGCAACACTCGAAACCGACCCTTGGTTATCTGCTGGAAGGAGAAGGGCGGCGAATCGCCTACCTGACCGACACCGTAGGCCTGCCGCCAGACACGTTGAGCTGGCTGCGGCGTGAGCCACTGGATGTGCTGGTGCTGGATTGCTCCATGCCACCGCAACCCCAGGCACCGCGCAATCACAACGACCTGAACCTGGCCTTGCAATGCATCGATGAGTTGCAACCGAAGTCGGCGGTACTGACCCATGTCGGGCATACCCTGGATGCGTGGTTGATGGAGCATCGGGGTGAATTGCCGGCGAATGTCAGGGTCGGGTTTGATGGGTGTGTGTTGTAG
- the phnK gene encoding phosphonate C-P lyase system protein PhnK, translating to MNQALNNQVSVSTEPLLRVRDLSLLYGPEKGCQDVSFDLYPGEVLGIVGESGSGKSTLLSLLSGRLPPQRGNIGYRDKQGQWLDLYSASEAERRTLLRTEWGFVEQNPRDGLRMGVSAGANIGERLMAQGVRNYQQLRGAGLDWLSQVEIDPQRIDDLPRTFSGGMQQRLQIARNLVSSPRLVFMDEPTGGLDVSVQARLLDLLRGLVRELDLAVVIVTHDLAVARLLADRLMVMRRSRVVETGLTDQILDDPQHPYSQLLVSSVLQP from the coding sequence ATGAATCAGGCGCTGAATAACCAAGTGTCCGTGTCTACCGAACCCTTGCTGCGTGTGCGCGATCTGTCGCTGTTGTATGGGCCGGAGAAAGGCTGTCAGGACGTCAGCTTTGATCTGTACCCCGGTGAAGTACTGGGCATTGTCGGAGAGTCCGGTTCGGGCAAGTCGACCTTGCTGTCCTTGCTCAGCGGTCGTCTACCACCGCAACGCGGAAACATCGGTTACCGCGACAAACAGGGCCAATGGCTGGACCTCTACAGCGCCAGCGAAGCCGAGCGCCGGACCTTGCTGCGCACCGAATGGGGCTTTGTCGAACAGAACCCTCGCGACGGTTTGCGCATGGGCGTGTCCGCCGGCGCCAACATCGGCGAGCGCCTGATGGCCCAGGGCGTGCGCAATTACCAGCAACTGCGTGGGGCCGGGCTCGACTGGCTGAGCCAGGTGGAAATCGATCCGCAGCGCATCGACGACTTGCCCCGGACCTTCTCCGGCGGCATGCAGCAGCGCCTGCAAATCGCCCGCAACCTGGTGTCCAGTCCACGGCTGGTGTTCATGGACGAGCCGACCGGTGGCCTCGATGTGTCGGTACAGGCGCGCTTGCTCGACTTGTTGCGCGGGTTGGTGCGTGAACTGGACCTGGCCGTGGTGATCGTCACCCACGACCTGGCAGTCGCTCGCTTGCTGGCCGACCGCTTGATGGTGATGCGTCGCTCGCGGGTGGTGGAAACCGGGCTGACCGATCAGATCCTCGACGATCCGCAGCACCCTTATTCACAACTGCTGGTGTCGTCGGTGTTGCAGCCGTGA
- the phnL gene encoding phosphonate C-P lyase system protein PhnL, translating into MNTLIEVRDLSKTFTLHQQNGVVLNVLRAVDFSVAGGECLVLHGQSGAGKSTLLRTLYGNYLPAGGSIRLQHDGQWRELVGAEPRDILQVRQRTLGYVSQFLRVIPRVVCLDVVMEPALAHGWSKEQAQARAESLLTRLNIPQRLWQLAPGTFSGGEQQRVNIARGFMVAWPVMLLDEPTASLDDNNRQVVLELMNEAKADGAALIGIFHDRIAREAVADRHLDMTPAAVNQEEYADAR; encoded by the coding sequence ATGAATACCTTGATCGAGGTCCGTGACCTCTCGAAAACCTTCACTTTGCATCAGCAGAACGGCGTAGTCCTCAACGTGCTGCGCGCCGTGGATTTCAGTGTGGCGGGCGGCGAGTGCCTGGTCCTGCATGGCCAGTCCGGCGCGGGCAAGAGCACCTTGCTGCGCACCCTGTACGGCAACTATCTGCCGGCGGGCGGCAGCATCCGCTTGCAGCACGACGGCCAATGGCGGGAGTTGGTGGGCGCGGAGCCCCGGGACATCCTGCAAGTGCGCCAGCGCACCCTGGGTTATGTCAGTCAGTTCCTGCGGGTTATCCCACGTGTGGTGTGCCTGGATGTGGTGATGGAGCCGGCCTTGGCCCATGGCTGGTCGAAAGAGCAGGCGCAAGCACGCGCCGAATCCTTGCTCACTCGGCTGAATATCCCGCAACGTCTCTGGCAACTGGCGCCAGGCACCTTTTCCGGTGGCGAGCAGCAACGGGTCAACATCGCCCGGGGATTCATGGTCGCGTGGCCGGTGATGTTGCTCGATGAACCGACAGCATCACTCGACGACAACAATCGCCAGGTGGTGCTGGAACTGATGAATGAAGCAAAAGCCGACGGTGCCGCGTTGATCGGCATCTTCCACGACCGCATCGCCCGTGAGGCGGTTGCCGACCGCCATCTCGACATGACTCCCGCCGCCGTGAACCAAGAGGAATACGCCGATGCCCGTTGA
- the phnE gene encoding phosphonate ABC transporter, permease protein PhnE, whose product MTTLHAEAVGKRTWPQYLGWGLFLVLLAWAWHGAEMNPMALYRDSGNMATFAADFFPPDFHEWRMYLKEMLVTVQIALWGTVLAIVCSVPLGILCSENITPWWIHQPLRRVMDAFRSINEMVFAMLFVVAVGLGPFAGVLALWISTTGVLAKLFAEAVEAIDPGPVEGVRATGASALQEVIYGVIPQVMPLWVSYALYRFEANVRSATVVGMVGAGGIGVILWENIRAFQFTQTCAVLLVIIVIVSLIDILSQRLRKQFI is encoded by the coding sequence ATGACCACTCTGCACGCTGAAGCTGTCGGCAAGCGCACCTGGCCGCAGTACCTCGGTTGGGGCCTGTTCCTGGTCCTGCTGGCCTGGGCCTGGCACGGCGCCGAAATGAATCCGATGGCGCTGTACCGCGACTCGGGAAACATGGCGACCTTCGCCGCGGATTTCTTCCCGCCGGACTTCCATGAATGGCGCATGTACCTCAAGGAAATGCTCGTCACCGTACAAATCGCCCTGTGGGGCACGGTGCTGGCGATTGTCTGCTCGGTGCCGCTGGGCATTCTCTGCTCGGAAAACATCACACCGTGGTGGATCCACCAACCATTGCGCCGGGTGATGGATGCGTTCCGCTCAATCAACGAAATGGTCTTCGCGATGTTGTTCGTGGTGGCCGTCGGGCTGGGTCCGTTTGCCGGGGTGCTGGCGCTGTGGATCAGCACCACTGGCGTACTCGCCAAGCTGTTCGCCGAAGCCGTCGAGGCGATTGATCCCGGCCCGGTCGAAGGCGTTCGCGCCACCGGTGCCAGTGCCTTGCAAGAAGTGATCTACGGGGTGATCCCGCAAGTCATGCCGCTGTGGGTGTCCTACGCGCTGTACCGCTTCGAGGCCAACGTGCGCTCGGCGACGGTGGTGGGAATGGTCGGCGCCGGTGGGATCGGGGTGATCCTGTGGGAGAACATCCGCGCCTTTCAGTTCACGCAGACCTGCGCGGTGCTGCTGGTGATCATCGTCATCGTCAGCCTGATCGACATCCTCTCGCAACGCCTGCGCAAGCAGTTCATCTGA
- the phnH gene encoding phosphonate C-P lyase system protein PhnH produces the protein MSAQLLQPAFADPVLDAQHGFRAALKALAGPGLIQTLHATPSLEGLAPATYALCLSLLDVDTPLWLAPSFDTPLIRANLAFHCGCPLTAKREDARFALLAAEDLLDLSGFDTGNDRYPDQSCTLLIQLPSLDGGAALKWRGPGIESEHDVALPLADGFWRERELRNEFPRGLDLFFTAGHDLIGLPRSTRIAEERA, from the coding sequence ATGAGCGCACAGCTGTTGCAACCGGCGTTCGCCGACCCGGTGCTGGATGCTCAGCACGGATTTCGCGCTGCACTCAAGGCCTTGGCCGGCCCCGGTCTGATCCAGACGCTGCATGCCACACCGAGCCTCGAAGGCTTGGCGCCCGCGACCTACGCGCTGTGCCTGTCGTTGCTGGATGTCGACACACCGCTGTGGCTGGCGCCATCGTTCGATACGCCGTTGATCCGAGCCAACCTGGCGTTCCATTGTGGTTGCCCATTGACCGCCAAGCGCGAAGACGCGCGGTTCGCCTTGCTTGCCGCCGAGGATCTGCTCGACCTGAGCGGTTTCGACACCGGCAACGATCGTTACCCGGACCAGTCCTGCACCTTGCTCATTCAACTGCCAAGCCTCGACGGCGGGGCAGCGCTGAAGTGGCGCGGACCGGGGATCGAAAGCGAACACGACGTAGCGCTGCCGCTGGCCGATGGCTTCTGGCGCGAACGCGAACTGCGCAACGAATTCCCCCGTGGGCTTGACCTGTTTTTCACCGCGGGCCATGACCTGATCGGCCTGCCCCGCAGCACCCGCATCGCAGAGGAGCGCGCCTGA
- a CDS encoding carbon-phosphorus lyase complex subunit PhnI, whose protein sequence is MYVAVKGGEQAIDNAHRLLAKKRRGDTSVTELSVEQIRQQLPLAVARVMSEGSLYDEELAALAIKQAAGDLVEAIFLLRAYRTTLPRFSPSLPIDTQNMQLSRRLSATFKDVPGGQLLGPTFDYTHRLLDFALLAEGEYPGPQVTPNASLEPCPRVLGLLAQEGLIKTESDNGESVADITRDPLELPASRAQRLQALARGDEGFLLALGYSTQRGYGRNHPFAGEIRIGEVEVWIDPEELGFPINLGSIEVTECEMVNQFVGSATELAQFTRGYGLAFGHAERKAMGMALVDRALRADEYNEEIVSPAQQEEFVLMHCDNVEAAGFVSHLKLPHYVDFQAELELIRKLRKPAEGKNHE, encoded by the coding sequence ATGTACGTAGCCGTCAAGGGTGGCGAACAGGCCATCGACAATGCCCACCGCCTGCTGGCGAAAAAGCGCCGTGGCGATACCTCGGTCACGGAGCTGAGTGTCGAGCAGATCCGTCAGCAATTGCCGCTGGCGGTGGCGCGGGTGATGAGCGAAGGCTCGCTGTACGACGAAGAACTCGCGGCGCTGGCGATCAAGCAAGCGGCGGGGGATCTGGTGGAAGCGATCTTCCTGCTGCGGGCCTACCGCACTACGTTGCCGCGCTTCAGCCCGAGCCTGCCGATCGATACCCAGAACATGCAACTGAGTCGGCGCTTGTCCGCTACGTTCAAGGACGTGCCAGGTGGGCAACTGCTGGGCCCAACCTTCGATTACACCCATCGTTTGCTGGACTTCGCATTGCTGGCCGAAGGCGAATACCCGGGCCCGCAAGTCACCCCGAATGCCAGCCTTGAGCCCTGTCCGCGAGTCCTCGGTTTGCTCGCCCAAGAGGGCCTGATCAAGACCGAATCGGACAACGGCGAAAGCGTGGCCGACATCACTCGCGACCCACTGGAGCTACCCGCCAGTCGTGCGCAACGCCTGCAAGCGTTAGCCCGTGGCGACGAAGGTTTCCTGCTGGCGCTGGGTTATTCCACCCAGCGCGGTTATGGCCGCAATCACCCGTTCGCCGGGGAAATTCGCATCGGTGAAGTCGAGGTGTGGATCGATCCCGAAGAGCTGGGCTTCCCGATCAACCTGGGCAGCATCGAAGTCACCGAGTGCGAGATGGTCAACCAGTTCGTCGGCTCGGCCACGGAGCTGGCGCAGTTCACCCGTGGCTACGGTCTGGCCTTCGGACACGCCGAGCGCAAGGCCATGGGCATGGCGCTGGTCGACCGTGCGTTGCGCGCCGACGAATACAACGAAGAGATCGTGTCCCCGGCACAGCAGGAAGAATTCGTGCTGATGCACTGCGACAACGTCGAGGCCGCAGGCTTCGTCTCGCACCTGAAGTTACCTCACTACGTCGACTTCCAGGCCGAACTGGAACTGATCCGCAAACTGCGCAAGCCTGCCGAGGGCAAAAACCATGAATGA
- the phnG gene encoding phosphonate C-P lyase system protein PhnG translates to MHNPVPHTERQHWIGVLARASRSELQPFEAALRDVEYQLIRAPEIGMTLVRGRMGGNGAPFNVGEMSVTRCVVRLADGRTGYSYLAGRDKVHAELAALADAHLQGVQMRHWLAEMISPLATVQAERRAQKEAETAATKVEFFTLVRGEN, encoded by the coding sequence ATGCACAACCCTGTTCCTCATACCGAACGGCAGCACTGGATCGGTGTGCTGGCCCGTGCCAGCCGCAGTGAATTGCAGCCCTTCGAAGCCGCTTTGCGCGATGTCGAGTACCAACTGATCCGCGCCCCGGAAATCGGCATGACTCTGGTCCGTGGCCGCATGGGCGGCAATGGCGCGCCGTTCAACGTTGGCGAAATGAGCGTGACCCGCTGCGTGGTGCGCCTGGCCGATGGCCGTACCGGCTACAGCTATCTGGCGGGTCGCGACAAGGTCCACGCCGAACTGGCCGCCCTGGCCGACGCACATTTGCAGGGCGTGCAAATGCGTCATTGGCTGGCGGAAATGATCTCGCCGCTGGCGACCGTTCAGGCCGAACGCCGGGCACAAAAAGAGGCGGAAACCGCCGCCACCAAAGTCGAATTCTTCACCCTCGTGCGAGGAGAAAACTGA
- the phnF gene encoding phosphonate metabolism transcriptional regulator PhnF, translating to MQLSRQDEPVYRELADILRRELADYRAGDFLPGEVMLAERFGVNRHTLRRAIDELVFEGSLLRRQGKGTQVLERPLIYSMTADSAYSQSLSAQGHGVEAVLLKRRYCFASREEAQYLGIAEMAPMIELQTLRKLDNQPVSLIRHRYCASYAPLLADYTGGSLRKYLSERDLPLTRTQSLIGARLPNREEAALLLMPRHLPALSVFTLSRDRDGRAVELAQSTSRSDRFQYQVVT from the coding sequence ATGCAGTTGTCTAGACAAGATGAGCCGGTGTACCGCGAATTGGCCGACATCCTGCGTCGGGAGCTGGCGGACTATCGCGCCGGAGATTTCCTGCCGGGCGAGGTGATGTTGGCCGAACGCTTCGGGGTCAACCGTCATACCTTGCGCCGCGCCATCGATGAACTGGTGTTCGAAGGCAGCCTGTTGCGTCGCCAGGGCAAGGGCACCCAGGTGCTGGAGCGGCCGCTGATTTACTCGATGACCGCCGACAGTGCCTACAGCCAGTCGCTGTCAGCCCAGGGGCATGGCGTCGAGGCAGTGCTGCTCAAGCGTCGTTACTGCTTCGCCAGTCGTGAAGAAGCTCAATACCTGGGCATCGCCGAGATGGCGCCGATGATCGAGCTGCAGACCTTGCGCAAGCTCGACAACCAACCGGTCAGCCTGATCCGCCATCGCTACTGCGCCAGTTACGCGCCGCTGTTGGCCGATTACACCGGGGGCTCCCTGCGCAAATACCTGAGCGAACGGGACCTGCCGCTGACCCGCACCCAGAGCCTGATCGGCGCTCGCTTGCCCAACCGCGAAGAGGCCGCGCTGCTGCTGATGCCCCGGCATCTGCCGGCCCTGAGCGTATTCACCCTTTCCCGCGATCGCGACGGCCGTGCGGTGGAGCTGGCCCAGTCCACCAGCCGTTCGGATCGCTTCCAGTACCAGGTCGTCACCTGA
- a CDS encoding alpha-D-ribose 1-methylphosphonate 5-triphosphate diphosphatase, which produces MPVEQILSNAQLVTADRVFYGTVVLRDGLIAEVAEGPSRLPQALDLNGDYLLPGLVELHTDNLERHMTPRPGVDWPSVPAVLSHDAQIIAAGITTVFDAVSIGDVNPKGNRMQKLPAMLDAISKASDAGLTRAEHRLHLRCELCHPDTLSVFRDLVENPLVQLVSVMDHSPGQRQFVLESKYREYYMGKYHLTTTQMDDFITLQMANSRTYSDRYRAAIVEHCLALGLSVASHDDATLAHVEESARYGMTIAEFPTTVEAARGCREHGMNVLMGAPNIVRGGSHSGNVAAADLAAEGLLDILSSDYYPASLLQSAFALAAQSERIGLAEAVRLVSLNPARAAGLTDRGEIAPGLCADLVQARSQDGLPVVQQVWRQAKRVF; this is translated from the coding sequence ATGCCCGTTGAACAGATCCTCAGCAATGCCCAACTGGTTACCGCTGACCGTGTGTTCTACGGCACCGTGGTGCTGCGCGACGGCTTGATCGCCGAAGTCGCCGAAGGCCCGAGCCGTTTGCCCCAGGCCCTGGACCTCAATGGCGATTACCTGCTGCCGGGTCTTGTGGAGTTGCACACGGACAACCTGGAACGCCACATGACGCCGCGTCCCGGCGTGGACTGGCCGTCGGTGCCGGCGGTGCTCAGCCATGATGCGCAGATCATCGCGGCGGGCATCACCACGGTATTCGATGCAGTGTCCATCGGCGACGTGAACCCCAAGGGCAATCGCATGCAGAAACTGCCGGCGATGCTCGATGCTATCTCTAAAGCCTCCGACGCCGGGCTGACCCGCGCCGAACACCGCCTGCACTTGCGCTGCGAACTGTGCCACCCGGACACCCTCAGCGTGTTCCGCGATCTGGTGGAAAACCCGCTGGTGCAACTGGTGTCGGTGATGGACCACTCGCCGGGTCAACGCCAGTTCGTACTGGAATCCAAGTACCGTGAGTACTACATGGGCAAGTACCACCTGACCACCACGCAGATGGATGACTTCATCACTTTGCAGATGGCCAACTCGCGCACCTACAGCGACCGCTACCGCGCGGCGATTGTCGAGCACTGTCTGGCCCTTGGCCTGTCGGTGGCCAGTCATGATGACGCGACCCTGGCCCACGTCGAGGAGTCGGCGCGCTACGGCATGACCATCGCCGAGTTCCCGACCACCGTCGAGGCCGCGCGCGGTTGCCGGGAGCACGGCATGAATGTGTTGATGGGCGCACCGAACATCGTGCGCGGCGGGTCGCACTCGGGTAACGTGGCCGCCGCAGATCTGGCCGCCGAAGGTTTGCTGGATATTCTGTCCAGCGATTACTACCCGGCGAGCCTGCTGCAATCGGCGTTTGCGCTGGCGGCGCAGAGTGAGCGGATCGGTCTGGCCGAAGCGGTGCGCCTGGTCAGCCTGAATCCGGCCCGGGCGGCTGGTTTGACTGATCGCGGTGAAATCGCTCCGGGGTTATGTGCCGACCTGGTGCAGGCCCGCAGTCAGGACGGTTTGCCGGTGGTCCAGCAAGTATGGCGACAAGCGAAGAGGGTGTTTTGA